One genomic segment of Hippoglossus hippoglossus isolate fHipHip1 chromosome 22, fHipHip1.pri, whole genome shotgun sequence includes these proteins:
- the akap12a gene encoding A-kinase anchor protein 12 isoform X3: protein MGDAQSAQRDIRREAAEEEEEERGAPEDARVDHSTEEKPLRNNGQISEINGKADSTLAEVDDHCGDAVAADASLSPEKDVLQTARPLNEEGTPSENVEMNQKESPDETDAVEELPLEMTEMDAKQNDINESFKRFFSNIGLKLTVKRGSVENDEIRTDGPDETNKNKSDRPENTEDTADEPKSVNAEPDIDQKTQGTNDNDSTTCPTLTSEDAQENAEEKTTGAKDESDTETPSPVVEDLKEQQEAALEDEHLHTPSTTIPEAEEVVSPVKKFFTTGIFSGLRKKKKSTGDETTEKELVDMGRKETVQTTEKTVEVQQDKGEIGQDVEATTVEREHIENEPKERIISTASAQPMNDGESPPTVPATISVNEPEMSSQDRVQDSPMKWLLSGSSFRKLSKKQRGRKSSNTMLSDSEEHSDQLMSPTKSAETQKEESPAQHSAEAAGEDDGAWASFKKLVTPKKHMKKSSLTSEEIQISGSTEETKPSEKGQISDHSIEEGKKRKDSSVSWEAVLCRSGRRRSRSRKTSDSEDESPQVENDNKKRETPIESSNEVDGTSPASPNVGSPSEGDGGSTWKSFKKLVTPKRKAKDEEESKDNAMSDSEITQDDSSFSIKKFLPRKKKKSSENHDQVSSDEAEKEVVSGDEDSDTPAVVPLSEFDTIETEVHIETTADVESHVAKEADYQVQQDLLDQTSQPVLPCARPEPEVKKVQDDKDTLKNETSTALASNEEPEDLTELISKHEQLSDIPEEGLITETNATPASVPEEAAPDDTIAEDLIEITSEAITALEPVDITTEDETEMISAVSQLSDSSNTSGNTTPVPVEYEVKPTEVLLHQVVGAISISPNAVPVCSEEVSSERIVGSVLHEILETFVKEEPAVLKIHSKSDAASINIGLNVEELDKIDKLTTTAQIEGLSEVNKSVSTQIVSNVPTKEVATAEMAVYEVHEVNVLYPVERLNELESNNVSQNLVKTQSEANEAGSLEILPEGGAAVEDEGSLLGAHQDEKEPQEMNSQEVESTATVSEECTDGGVEEEVQTQIKEQIIDQVQVESQDQPVESDLQELPALNDAMLDSEEGSGQFPEKEVIKEDITAEVTDKPREDTEPDAEYNVEAEKENQLQADAPQTEHAEDPDVLETVQTASLDIQEGCGQLIENEEVKIKDIPADEMVTDKPQEETEPAPEYDVGAETETKLQAGSVKSEDGKEPKVLEAEQTLDSEDGIAHLLENVVISEDIPAEETATHIRQEEKEPLTENYVETETESKLQEDSLKTEHAEEPEALEPEPTAMLDPEEGSAQLHEKQIISEVTPAEEIVTDTPQEKTDPAEAHVETENETENEKKLQADSGKTEQAEEPKESVTLDLEEGSIQLLEKEVTSDDVPAEETDTDKPQEDIKSLTECNIEEETENKIQADAAETEHAEEPEVLEAEQTASEEGGVQLPEKEEPSEEIPAETTATDKPKQETEPVTECNAEAEEENKLQADSAKTEHAEELVVLETTQAASLDSEKDSVQLPQEEVSEDINAAEIKQEENHVELSGEPENKELKTDTPNIGHRQVAEVLGVVQVPIFESEEGSVQSREREVTSETTIEAETITYEPKEETGPLTEVVEPVDAFQTEYVQEPVQEPVQEPVQELVLEHVQEPVQEPVQEPVQVPVQELVLEDAQVALLDSEEGSAQSLEEEVISESIPPEETVAHEVARAAEGSAQSELSAGDVHVEEPDVLSADVNDTATEKEPEVEASMPDHVVKPGAEESSAPNPEPTDSVTVESETQVVAALNHQALNGNEDQETEGAPQDVHVGQEDHIPEAVDEIQTLTAVHVPSVNDEACSAQVTEINVFSEVTPTPCVENVTVSHEPIHELHLSSVQSSVEEERGQIRGFEVKSAPVEHAVVAEVITCYLKDIAASIPDTLIETTSDSHEPLIDSVASELGFNETNETATPLVQNYVTKTGEEGSVVRMMNVPSVQFEDNHRIQVQVVDVDVKSANMKVDTVLEVVVTETRKVMDMCHATVQEVDKLSATSETEEKIRCEENKVTIQEVIQHVRESSPETVPESELVNTEQEVIKETDVVTETTEIPGSESSEVEGQKVVEDKERQDEGYDVISDDSATGHVLEDLMQTPDIPGGLDVLIHDPKEELEEPKAEVKKSEADVSTTELSSDVTKIKEEAQTPQIEIVTANTGLVVPQSTGVISSVGNVESPSSLSIELKFNIQFGHAKEPASPPPSTERTEPMKLTDVAEVGVQVEEPSEEINPAQSEERQKQTEGTEVTHAADLDSTERPVIINQPVLLDVGMQTVEIVEPVEQIKSTERGTPNVQAKETIQTVRQQEKRGVFLSQPLLSEVCDQETKAEEPVKHKEEENDQDVWMDAEEDINNQQEAVEEFELVNSRIEGEESQEETLEKGETCETESEGEDFAVALEDPETATARITTME, encoded by the exons ATGGGAGACGCTCAGTCTGCGCAGCGGGACATCAGGAGggaggcggcggaggaggaggaggaggagagaggagcaccGGAGGATGCTCGGGTCGATCACAGCACCGAGGAGAAG CCTCTAAGAAATAATGGGCAAATCTCGGAGATCAATGGAAAAGCAGACAGCACTCTAGCAGAAGTTGATGATCACTGTGGTGATGCGGTGGCTGCAGACG CTTCCCTCTCTCCAGAGAAAGACGTTTTACAAACAGCAAGGCCACTTAACGAAGAAGGAACACCATCAGAAAACGTTGAAATGAATCAAAAGGAATCACCTGACGAAACTGATGCTGTTGAAGAACTACCCCTGGAAATGACTGAAATGGATGCAAAGCAGAATGACATCAATGAAAGCTTTAAGAGATTCTTCAGTAACATTGGTTTGAAACTGACAGTAAAAAGAGGCTCAGTCgaaaatgatgaaataagaaCCGATGGGCCAGATGAAACGAACAAGAACAAATCAGACAGaccagaaaacacagaggatacCGCGGATGAACCTAAAAGTGTGAATGCTGAGCCGGATATTGATCAGAAGACCCAGGGGACTAATGACAATGATTCAACGACATGTCCTACCCTGACATCGGAGGATGCCCAGGAAaatgcagaggagaaaacaactGGGGCCAAAGATGAATCTGATACAGAAACACCTTCACCTGTAGTTGAAGACTTAAAGGAACAACAGGAGGCTGCCCTTGAAGATgaacacctacacacaccaTCTACAACTATCCCTGAGGCCGAGGAGGTCGTATCTCCGGTGAAAAAGTTTTTTACAACTGGAATCTTTTCAGGGCTACGGAAGAAAAAGAAGTCCACAGGGGATGAGACAACTGAGAAAGAACTGGTGGACATGGGGAGAAAGGAAACAGTacagacaacagaaaaaactgtAGAAGTACAACAGGATAAAGGGGAGATTGGACAAGATGTTGAAGCAACGACAGTTGAGAGAGAACACATAGAAAATGAACCTAAGGAGAGGATCATCTCTACAGCATCAGCTCAGCCGATGAATGATGGGGAATCACCACCCACAGTTCCAGCAACTATTTCTGTCAATGAGCCTGAAATGAGCTCTCAAGACAGAGTTCAAGACAGTCCAATGAAATGGTTGCTATCAGGGTCAAGTTTTAGGAAACTCTCCAAAAAGCAGAGAGGCAGGAAATCAAGTAATACAATGTTGTCAGACTCTGAAGAACACTCGGATCAGCTCATGTCACCTACCAAGTCAGCTGAGACCCAGAAAGAAGAAAGTCCGGCACAGCACTCtgcagaggcagcaggagaggacGATGGTGCGTGGGCCTCTTTCAAAAAACTTGTTACTCCGAAAAAGCATATGAAGAAGTCCTCCTTGACCAGTGAAGAGATACAAATCTCAGGCtcaacagaggaaacaaaaccaAGTGAAAAAGGGCAAATATCAGATCACAGCATCGAAGaaggcaaaaaaagaaaagattcatCCGTGTCATGGGAAGCTGTTTTGTGTCGTTCCGGAAGGAGACGGAGCAGAAGCCGAAAAACATCAGACTCTGAGGATGAATCCCCCCAAGTTGAAAATGACAATAAGAAGCGAGAGACGCCGATTGAAAGTTCTAACGAAGTTGATGGAACTTCACCAGCTTCCCCCAATGTAGGAAGTCCTTCAGAGGGTGATGGAGGATCAACGtggaaatcatttaaaaaacttgTGACCCCCAAAAGGAAAGccaaggatgaggaggaaagcAAAGATAATGCAATGTCTGATAGTGAAATCACTCAGGACGATTCCTCCTTTTCAATAAAGAAGTTTCTCccaagaaaaaagaagaagtctTCTGAAAATCACGACCAAGTATCTTCTGATGAGGCTGAAAAGGAGGTCGTTTCAGGTGATGAAGACTCTGACACACCAGCTGTGGTTCCCTTGTCGGAGTTTGATACGATTGAAACGGAAGTTCACATTGAAACAACGGCTGATGTGGAGAGTCATGTAGCCAAGGAGGCGGACTATCAAGTGCAGCAAGACCTCCTCGATCAGACGTCTCAACCAGTCCTACCTTGTGCCCGTCCGGAACCAGAAGTAAAGAAGGTCCAGGACGATAAGGATACTTTAAAAAATGAGACGTCTACAGCTCTTGCTTCAAATGAGGAACCTGAGGACCTTACAGAATTAATCAGTAAACATGAACAACTCAGTGATATCCCAGAAGAGGGTTTAATTACAGAGACCAATGCCACTCCAGCTTCAGTCCCTGAGGAGGCAGCTCCAGACGACACTATAGCTGAGGATCTGATAGAGATCACATCTGAGGCCATAACTGCTCTGGAACCTGTAGACATTACCACCGAAGATGAAACTGAGATGATCTCTGCAGTTTCCCAGCTGTCAGACTCTTCAAACACATCTGGCAACACAACACCAGTCCCCGTAGAATATGAAGTCAAACCTACAGAGGTACTCCTGCATCAGGTGGTTGGAGCCATCTCCATAAGTCCAAACGCTGTCCCAGTGTGTTCAGAAGAGGTAAGCTCAGAAAGAATAGTTGGATCTGTCTTGCATGAAATACTCGAGACATTTGTAAAAGAAGAGCCAGCAGTTCTGAAAATACATAGCAAATCAGATGCAGCCTCCATTAACATTGGACTAAATGTTGAAGAACTGGACAAGATCGACAAACTCACAACAACAGCCCAAATAGAGGGCTTATCTGAAGTCAACAAATCTGTTTCCACACAAATTGTGTCCAATGTTCCCACCAAGGAGGTTGCCACTGCTGAAATGGCTGTTTATGAAGTTCATGAGGTCAATGTTTTATATCCAGTAGAAAGGTTAAATGAATTAGAAAGTAATAATGTGAGCCAGAATCTGGTAAAAACTCAATCTGAGGCAAATGAAGCTGGGTCTTTAGAGATACTCCCTGAAGGTGGAGCAGCTGTTGAAGATGAAGGTTCTCTTCTCGGGGCAcatcaagatgaaaaagagccCCAGGAAATGAACTCTCAAGAAGTAGAATCAACTGCTACAGTATCAGAAGAATGTACAGATGGgggtgtggaggaggaagtcCAGACACAAATCAAAGAGCAAATCATCGATCAAGTTCAAGTTGAGAGCCAAGATCAACCAGTAGAGTCGGATTTGCAAGAATTACCGGCTTTAAACGATGCCATGTTAGATTCAGAGGAGGGTAGTGGTCAATTTCCTGAAAAGGAAGTAATCAAGGAAGATATCACAGCAGAAGTTACTGACAAAcccagagaggacacagagccTGACGCTGAATATAATGTTGAAGCGGAGAAGGAAAACCAACTACAAGCAGATGCTCCTCAAACTGAACATGCTGAAGATCCTGACGTGTTAGAAACTGTACAAACAGCCTCATTAGATATACAGGAGGGTTGTGGTCAATTGATTGAAAACgaagaagtaaaaataaaagatattccAGCAGATGAGATGGTTACAGACAAACCCCAAGAGGAAACAGAACCTGCCCCTGAATATGATGTTGGGGCAGAGACAGAAACCAAACTGCAAGCAGGTTCTGTGAAAAGTGAAGATGGTAAAGAACCAAAAGTGTTAGAAGCTGAACAAACATTAGATTCAGAGGATGGTATTGCTCATTTGCTTGAAAATGTGGTAATAAGCGAAGATATTCCAGCAGAAGAAACAGCTACACACATTCgacaagaggagaaagagcCTCTCACTGAAAATTATgttgagacagagacagaaagcaAATTACAAGAAGATTCTCTCAAAACGGAACATGCTGAAGAACCAGAAGCGTTAGAACCTGAACCAACAGCCATGTTAGATCCAGAGGAAGGTAGTGCCCAGTTGCATGAAAAGCAAATCATATCAGAAGTTACCCCAGCAGAAGAAATAGTTACAGACACACCACAAGAGAAAACTGACCCGGCCGAAGCACATGTTGAAACAGAGAATGaaacagagaatgaaaaaaaactgcaagCTGATTCGGGCAAAACTGAACAGGCTGAAGAACCAAAAGAGTCAGTCACGTTAGATTTAGAGGAGGGTAGCATTCAACTGCTTGAAAAGGAAGTAACATCAGACGATGTTCCAGCAGAAGAAACAGATACAGACAAACCCCAAGAGGACATCAAGTCTCTCACTGAATGTAATAttgaggaagagacagaaaacaaaatacaagCCGATGCTGCTGAAACTGAACACGCTGAAGAACCAGAAGTGTTAGAAGCTGAGCAAACAGCCTCAGAGGAGGGTGGTGTTCAATTACCTGAAAAGGAGGAACCAAGTGAAGAGATTCCAGCAGAAACAACAGCTACAGACAAAcccaaacaggaaacagagccTGTTACGGAATGTAATgctgaagcagaggaggaaaacaaactaCAAGCAGATTCTGCCAAAACTGAACATGCTGAAGAACTAGTCGTGTTAGAAACCACACAGGCAGCCTCTTTAGATTCAGAGAAGGATAGTGTTCAATTACCACAAGAGGAAGTATCAGAGGACATTAATGCAGCAGAAATAAAGCAAGAGGAAAACCATGTTGAGCTCAGTGGTGAGCCAGAAAACAAAGAACTGAAAACAGATACTCCAAATATTGGACACCGACAAGTTGCAGAAGTTCTAGGGGTTGTACAAGTACCCATATTTGAGTCAGAGGAGGGTAGTGTTCAATCTCGTGAAAGAGAAGTCACATCAGAGACAACTATAGAGGCAGAAACTATTACATATGAACCCAAAGAGGAGACAGGGCCTCTCACTGAAGTCGTTGAACCAGTGGATGCTTTTCAAACTGAATATGTTCAAGAACCAGTACAAGAACCAGTACAAGAACCAGTTCAAGAACTGGTACTTGAACATGTTCAAGAACCAGTACAAGAACCAGTACAAGAACCAGTACAAGTACCAGTTCAAGAACTGGTATTAGAAGATGCACAAGTAGCACTGTTAGATTCAGAAGAGGGTAGTGCCCAATCActtgaagaggaagtgatttcaGAATCGATTCCACCAGAAGAAACTGTTGCACATGAAGTAGCACGTGCAGCTGAAGGCAGTGCACAGTCAGAACTATCAGCAGGGGATGTACATGTTGAAGAACCGGATGTTTTATCTGCTGATGTAAATGACACTGCAACTGAAAAAGAACCTGAGGTAGAGGCATCTATGCCTGATCATGTAGTCAAACCAGGTGCTGAGGAAAGTAGTGCTCCCAATCCAGAACCCACTGATTCAGTTACAGTTGAAAGTGAGACTCAAGTTGTGGCAGCTCTGAATCATCAGGCTTTAAACGGAAATGAAGATCAGGAAACAGAGGGTGCACCTCAAGATGTTCATGTTGGCCAGGAAGACCACATCCCTGAAGCTGTGGATGAGATACAGACATTAACAGCAGTTCATGTACCCTCTGTTAATGATGAAGCATGTAGTGCTCAGgtcacagaaataaatgtattttcgGAAGTAACCCCGACACCTTGTGtagaaaatgtcacagtttcACATGAACCAATTCACGAGCTGCATCTCAGCTCAGTGCAATCCAGTGTTGAGGAAGAAAGAGGTCAAATTCGGGGTTTTGAGGTAAAGAGTGCTCCAGTTGAGCATGCTGTAGTGGCCGAAGTGATCACATGTTATCTAAAAGACATTGCAGCTTCTATACCTGACACTTTGATAGAGACGACATCAGACAGTCATGAACCGTTGATCGACTCTGTGGCAAGTGAGCTCGGGTTCAATGAGACGAATGAGACTGCAACACCATTGGTGCAAAACTATGTGACCAAGACGGGCGAGGAAGGTAGTGTGGTTAGGATGATGAATGTGCCATCGGTACAGTTTGAGGACAATCACAGAATTCAGGTGCAGGTGGTCGATGTTGATGTCAAATCAGCCAATATGAAGGTTGACACAGTGCTAGAGGTAGTGGTAACAGAAACCAGAAAAGTTATGGATATGTGTCACGCAACAGTTCAAGAAGTAGACAAACTTTCCGCCACATCAGAGACTGAAGAGAAAATAAGATGCGAAGAAAACAAAGTGACCATTCAAGAAGTTATTCAACATGTAAGGGAGAGCTCACCAGAGACAGTACCTGAATCAGAACTTGTCAACACGGAACAAGAAGTTATTAAAGAGACGGATGTTGTGACTGAGACAACTGAGATACCTGGAAGTGAGTCAAGTGAAGTGGAGGGTCAAAAAGTGGTGGAGGATAAGGAAAGACAAGATGAAGGATATGATGTCATAAGTGATGACTCCGCAACTGGACACGTGTTGGAGGATCTCATGCAAACGCCTGATATTCCAGGAGGGTTGGATGTTTTGATCCATGACCCCAAAGAGGAATTGGAAGAGCCTAAAGCTGAAGTGAAAAAGTCTGAGGCAGATGTCTCGACGACAGAATTGTCATCCGATGTGACGAAGATAAAAGAGGAAGCACAAACTCCACAAATTGAGATTGTGACAGCGAACACTGGATTAGTAGTCCCCCAAAGCACTGGAGTGATCTCATCAGTAGGTAATGTCGAGTCCCCCTCTAGCCTTTCGATAGAATTAAAATTTAACATACAGTTCGGACACGCAAAGGAACCGGCTTCTCCACCACCTTCAACAGAGAGAACTGAACCAATGAAACTGACAGACGTGGCTGAGGTAGGCGTTCAGGTAGAAGAACCCAGTGAGGAAATAAATCCAGCACAAtctgaagagagacagaaacagacagagggaaCGGAGGTCACACACGCAGCTGACTTAGATTCAACAGAAAGACCAGTGATCATTAATCAACCAGTACTTCTGGATGTTGGCATGCAAACAGTGGAAATAGTGGAACCAGTagaacaaatcaaatcaacagAGAGAGGAACCCCCAATGTCCAGGCGAAAGAAACAATCCAAACAGTGAGGcaacaagagaaaagaggagtgtTCCTGAGTCAGCCACTACTCTCTGAGGTTTGTGACcaagaaacaaaagcagaggAACCCGTGAAGCacaaggaggaggaaaatgacCAGGACGTGTGGATGGATGCAGAGGAGGACATCAACAATCAACAG GAAGCTGTAGAGGAGTTTGAATTGGTTAATTCCAGGATTGAAGGAGAAGAAAGTCAAGAGGAGACGCTTGAAAAAGGAGAAACATGTGAAACTGAGAGTGAAGGTGAAGATTTTGCTGTTGCACTTGAGGATCCAGAAACTGCTACTGCAAGGATCACGACGATGGAGTAG